A genomic region of Xiphophorus couchianus chromosome 9, X_couchianus-1.0, whole genome shotgun sequence contains the following coding sequences:
- the LOC114151090 gene encoding alanine aminotransferase 2-like, protein MSSMKEVNPMVLGIRDPVSLQSLAARITEQIAQGEQKPFQRVIDVSSGDPHRAGMPPLSFARQVLAVCLYPKLLKESSFPVDVRQRAEKLLGACNGGSVGSYSASSCGIPQIQKSVAEFITKRDGGVASDPEDIIFSSGSQRTLKLVLHLLSSGQGPTQTGVLTPLPCPHTLPILLDEVGVKLVPYRLLEERGWTLELEELHRALKAARRHCEPRAIYISNPGNPTGHVQDLKTIEEVIRFAASERLVLLVEEVYQDSVFGQDKKFLSYKKVLFEMGASYSERVEMVSFHSISAGTMGECGLRGGYMEVINMDLLVKNFLTSMQGPCSPPVLPQLALEIMVNPPSPGDASYEVFTQEILQKVETLTQNAQRACEFLNGVPGMSCQQAMGLYPCLHLPAEIIQEAKRSGLRADVLYCKKFLEEEGVCLGPGSENGHDDENYHIRLCISAPAAVLEDVLKRLQSFHLRIQDRHH, encoded by the exons ATGAGCTCCATGAAGGAGGTGAACCCGATGGTCCTTGGGATTAGAGACCCTGTGAGCCTGCAGAGCCTGGCTGCACGAATCACTGAGCAGATTGCACAG GGTGAACAGAAACCTTTTCAGAGGGTGATCGATGTCAGCTCTGGGGATCCCCACAGGGCTGGGATGCCGCCCCTTTCATTTGCTCGCCAG GTCTTGGCTGTCTGTTTGTACCCCAAGCTCCTGAAGGAAAGCAGTTTTCCTGTGGATGTTCGTCAGAGGGCAGAGAAGCTGCTGGGTGCCTGTAATGGAGGCAGTGTTG GCTCCTACTCTGCCTCCTCCTGTGGGATACCCCAAATACAGAAATCTGTAGCTGAGTTCATCACAAAGAGAGACGGTGGTGTGGCTTCAGATCCAGAAGACATCATCTTCTCCAGCGGTTCCCAGAGGACCTTAAAG CTGGTTCTGCACTTGCTGTCCAGTGGACAGGGGCCCACTCAGACAGGTGTGCTGACCCCCCTCCCATGTCCACACACCCTGCCAATATTGCTGGACGAGGTGGGGGTCAAACTGGTGCCATACAGACTGTTGGAAGAGCGAGGTTGGACCTTAGagttggaggagctgcaccGAGCGCTGAAGGCCGCCAGGAGGCACTGTGAGCCCAGAGCTATTTACATCAGTAACCCAGGAAACCCCACAG GTCATGTACAAGACCTAAAAACCATAGAAGAAGTGATTCGTTTTGCTGCATCCGAGCGGCTCGTTCTGTTAGTTGAAGAG GTATATCAGGACAGTGTGTTTGGACAGGACAAGAAGTTTCTTTCATACAAAAAAGTCCTGTTTGAGATGGGAGCATCCTACTCAGAGAGAGTGGAGATGGTGTCGTTCCATTCAATATCGGCAGGCACAATGGGAGA GTGTGGTTTGAGAGGAGGCTATATGGAGGTCATCAACATGGACCTGCTGGTCAAAAACTTTTTAACGAGCATGCAGGGTCCTTGTAGCCCACCAGTTTTACCACAGTTGGCACTGGAAATCATGGTCAATCCTCCATCACCTGGTGATGCTTCATATGAAGTATTTACCCAA GAGATTCTTCAGAAAGTGGAAACTCTCACCCAAAATGCTCAACGAGCATGTGAGTTTCTAAACGGCGTTCCAGGGATGAGCTGTCAGCAGGCGATGGGCCTTTATCCTTGTCTGCATTTACCTGCTGAAATCATACAAGAGGCTAAG AGATCAGGGCTGCGGGCTGATGTTCTGTACTGTAAGAAGTTTCTGGAGGAGGAAGGTGTTTGTTTGGGTCCAGGATCTGAGAACGGACATGACGATGAAAACTATCACATTAG actCTGTATTTCAGCTCCAGCTGCAGTCCTCGAGGACGTCCTGAAACGTCTTCAGTCTTTTCACCTGCGGATCCAGGACAGACATCACTGA
- the LOC114151092 gene encoding alanine aminotransferase 2-like, with translation MSSVQEVNPRVRGIRDPVNLQNLAAQISHQIAQGEQKAFTKVIDLSSCDPHRTGMPPISFVRQVLSLCCYPELLKEDSFPLDVKQKIQKLLEACNGGSIGSYSSSTVGLPPIQRSVAEFLTRRDGGINSNPEDIIFSSGSQKTLAMMIRLLSREDGQDGVLAPLPFPHTLPMLLDEVGVKLVPYRLTEERGWALDLEELHRALMTARRQCDPRAIYVSNPGNPTGHVQDRETIEKIIHFAASEQLVLLVEEVYQDSVFGQDKKFLSYKKVLFEMGVSYSETVEMVSFHSISTATMGECGLRGGYMELINLDPAVKKFLFHAPCSPSILPQLAMEIMVNPPAPGDASYEKYTQEILLRAETLSQNAGRACKLLNSLPGMSCQPAMGGVFLYPRLHLPAEIIEEAKMLRLSADVLYCRRLLEEEGICLGPGCENRHNDENFHIRFCVLAPPAVLEDVLTRLCSFHRHLLNRPD, from the exons ATGAGTTCTGTGCAGGAGGTAAACCCAAGGGTCCGGGGGATCAGAGACCCAGTGAACCTGCAGAATCTGGCTGCACAGATCTCACATCAGATTGCACAG GGTGAGCAGAAAGCTTTTACAAAGGTGATTGATCTTAGCTCCTGTGATCCCCACCGGACAGGGATGCCACCCATCTCATTTGTTCGCCAG GTCTTATCACTGTGTTGTTACCCGGAGCTCCTCAAAGAAGACAGCTTTCCTCTGGATGTCAAGCAGAAGATACAGAAGCTTCTGGAAGCCTGTAATGGAGGCAGCATTG GTTCATATTCTTCCTCTACTGTTGGGTTACCTCCAATCCAAAGATCTGTTGCTGAGTTTCTCACAAGAAGAGATGGTGGGATAAATTCAAATCCAGAGGACATAATCTTCTCCAGTGGCTCACAGAAGACTTTGGCG atgaTGATACGTTTGCTGTCACGTGAGGATGGACAGGATGGTGTGTTGGCCCCCCTTCCATTTCCACACACATTACCCATGCTGCTGGATGAAGTGGGGGTGAAACTGGTGCCCTACAGGCTGACGGAGGAGCGAGGATGGGCTTTAGACCTGGAAGAGCTGCACCGAGCCCTAATGACCGCTAGGAGGCAGTGTGATCCCAGAGCCATTTACGTCAGTAACCCGGGAAACCCAACAG GTCATGTGCAAGACagagaaacaatagaaaaaattattcattttgcaGCATCGGAGCAACTTGTTTTGCTAGTTGAAGAG GTTTACCAGGACAGTGTGTTTGGACAGGACAAAAAATTTCTCTCATATAAAAAGGTCCTGTTTGAGATGGGAGTTTCCTACTCAGAGACAGTGGAGATGGTGTCATTCCACTCAATATCGACAGCCACAATGGGAGA GTGCGGTCTGAGAGGAGGCTATATGGAGTTAATCAATTTGGATCCGGCggtgaaaaagtttttattccATGCTCCATGCAGTCCTTCCATTTTACCACAGCTGGCTATGGAGATCATGGTCAATCCACCTGCACCTGGAGATGCTTCGTATGAAAAATACACACAG GAGATTCTTCTGAGAGCAGAAACACTCTCCCAGAATGCAGGACGAGCATGCAAGCTTCTGAACTCCCTACCAGGGATGAGCTGCCAGCCGGCGATGGGAGGAGTCTTCCTTTATCCTCGCCTGCATTTACCTGCTGAAATCATTGAGGAGGCTAAG ATGTTACGACTGTCAGCAGATGTTCTGTACTGTCGGAGGTTACTGGAGGAAGAAGGTATTTGTTTGGGGCCTGGCTGTGAAAACAGACACAATGATGAAAACTTTCACATAAG attttgtgttttagcacCTCCTGCTGTCCTGGAGGACGTCCTGACACGTCTTTGTTCTTTTCACCGTCATCTCCTCAACAGACCTGACTGA